One part of the Streptomyces sp. NBC_00286 genome encodes these proteins:
- a CDS encoding lamin tail domain-containing protein, translated as MRIRAALPALIGAVALTGTFLSTPAQAAGRVFIYQVYYDSPGSDRGSNSSLNAEWVRIKNSTSSTVNLKNWKIKDETGYTYTFGNVTIGAGKTKKVHTGKGTNNAYDKYWGRGWYVWNNDGDTAYLYKPSGAKADDCTWGSRGDYRYC; from the coding sequence ATGCGGATACGCGCTGCCCTGCCCGCGCTCATCGGCGCCGTGGCTCTGACCGGCACGTTTCTCAGCACTCCGGCTCAGGCCGCCGGTCGCGTCTTCATCTACCAGGTCTACTACGACAGCCCGGGCTCGGACAGAGGCTCCAACTCGAGCCTGAACGCCGAGTGGGTGCGGATCAAGAACTCGACGTCGTCGACCGTCAACCTGAAGAACTGGAAGATCAAGGACGAGACGGGCTACACGTACACCTTCGGCAACGTGACGATCGGCGCCGGCAAGACCAAGAAGGTGCACACGGGCAAGGGCACCAACAACGCGTACGACAAGTACTGGGGCCGTGGCTGGTACGTCTGGAACAACGACGGCGACACCGCCTATCTCTACAAGCCCAGCGGTGCCAAGGCCGACGACTGCACCTGGGGTTCGCGCGGCGACTACCGCTACTGCTGA